A single Lolium perenne isolate Kyuss_39 chromosome 6, Kyuss_2.0, whole genome shotgun sequence DNA region contains:
- the LOC127334421 gene encoding uncharacterized protein, with protein MSSPPPSSSHPPPPHSNVPAVLSPTEITAALRNLTTAVQEIHLYLAGPYGLPPPAALLPWQPTDQVASSAIAGPMQLTLLQSPLPLSTISGTGPTSAPGVPHLQQPAAFFPTGTLQQQQQLPQPPTPPLQLLSSPTLSLPFGGQLQQQQQLPSPPTPQQRLLPPPMPSLPFGGVGTTLAPGSTSTPPGMPFHQVRFPPSPSPLPAWIAIRHVSAAVRLQAAARGLLVRRRVREMRDLQLQLLQVALRCATDLDLVRCVGDLGRAVSPTGGGHAVFPAGSDLKVCAIDSHPAGRRPGVPDRSASRSTTALRRRPPRGLLLSRWFPWDPGGSTGARPTGGWCPLYFQGSTIKRLSLFQVESNKTS; from the coding sequence atgtccagccctccaccgagttcttcccacccgccgccgccgcactccAACGTCCCCGCCGTTCTCTCCCCGACGGAGATCACCGCAGCCCTCCGCAATCTCACCACTGCTGTCCAGGAGATCCACCTCTACTTGGCTGGACCCTACGGgctgccgccgccggcggcgcTGCTGCCGTGGCAGCCGACGGACCAGGTGGCCTCCTCCGCGATCGCCGGGCCGATGCAGCTGACGCTGCTGCAGTCCCCGCTGCCGCTGTCCACCATCTCCGGGACGGGCCCTACCTCGGCGCCGGGGGTCCCTCATCTCCAGCAGCCGGCCGCCTTCTTCCCCACCGGGACgctgcagcaacagcagcagctgccGCAGCCACCAACGCCGCCGTTGCAGCTGCTGTCCTCACCGACGTTGTCCCTGCCGTTCGGTGGGCAgttgcaacagcagcagcagctgccgtcgccaccaacaccacagcagcggctgctgccgccaccgatgccgtccctgcctttcggcggtgtgggaacgaccttggccccgggctctacatcgacaccgcccgggatgcccttccaccaggtccgtttccctccatcgccgtcaccgcttccggcttggatcgctatccgccatgtgtcggcggcggtgaggctgcaggctgctgcgcgcggcctcctagtgcgtcggcgtgtgcgggagatgcgtgatctgcagctgcagctcctccaagttgcgcttcgttgcgcaacggacctcgatctcgtccgctgcgttggggatcttgggcgtgcggtttcccccACGGGCGGCGGGCATGCTGTTTTTCCCGCGGGCAGTGACCTCAAAGTCTGCGCCATCGACAGTCATCCGGCGGGGAGAAGGCCTGGTGTCCCCGACAGGAGCGCATCGCGTAGCACCACTGCAttgcgccgccggccgccgcgcgggctccttttgtcccgctggtttccatgggatccaggtggctctacaggtgcacgtccgacgggcggatggtgtccactttattttcaggggtcaacaataaagcgtctcagtctatttcaggttgagagtaataaaacaagctga
- the LOC127334417 gene encoding beta-1,3-galactosyltransferase 7 produces the protein MKGKAGALDRRSSARWRVLVLCAFSFGLGMLFTNRFWTAPDTSNHIMSQRRRQDQELQLVSEDCNTKRKHGADKDIMGEVTRTHEAIQLLDKSISTLQMELAAKRSTLELVRKGVPVTSETSQPRKKAFVVVGVNTAFSSRKRRDSVRETWMPQGEKLLQLEEQKGIVIRFTIGHSATSNSILDKAIDAEDAQHQDFLRLDHVEGYHELSAKTKIFFSTAVGIWDADFYVKVDDDVHVNLGMLATTLARHKSKPRTYIGCMKSGPVLADKNLKYHEPESWKFGEDGNKYFRHATGQIYAISKDLATYISINQPILHKYANEDVSLGSWFIGLEVNHIDERNMCCGTPPDCEWKGQAGNVCVASFDWSCSGICKSVERLKDVHARCGEGDSSVWSALI, from the exons CTTCTGGACAGCACCAGATACCAGTAACCACATCATGTCTCAACGCAGGAGGCAGGATCAGGAGTTGCAACTCGTGTCAGAGGATTGCAACACAAAGAGG AAGCATGGGGCAGACAAGGATATAATGGGAGAGGTAACCAGGACCCACGAAGCCATACA ATTGTTGGATAAGTCAATCTCAACGCTGCAGATGGAGCTTGCAGCCAAGCGAAGCACGTTGGAACTGGTCCGCAAAGGTGTGCCAGTAACTTCAGAAACTAGCCAACCAAGGAAAAAGGCATTTGTGGTTGTTGGAGTTAACACTGCATTCAGTAGCCGCAAGCGTCGTGATTCAGTCCGGGAGACATGGATGCCACAAG GTGAAAAGTTGCTACAGCTTGAAGAACAGAAGGGAATAGTTATCCGCTTCACTATTGGGCATAG TGCTACATCCAATAGTATATTGGACAAAGCAATAGATGCAGAAGATGCGCAGCATCAGGACTTTCTTAGACTG GACCACGTTGAAGGGTATCATGAACTCTCTGCAAAGACAAAAATCTTCTTCTCCACAGCTGTGGGCATTTGGGATGCTGACTTCTACGTCAAGGTCGATGATGATGTGCATGTGAACTTAG GAATGCTTGCCACTACCCTTGCTCGGCATAAATCGAAACCAAGAACTTACATTGGCTGCATGAAGTCGGGTCCAGTTCTTGCTGACAA GAACTTGAAGTACCATGAACCTGAGTCCTGGAAATTTGGGGAGGATGGAAACAAGTACTTTCGCCATGCTACGGGACAGATATATGCCATCTCAAAAGACCTTGCGACCTATATCTCAATAAATCA GCCTATCTTACACAAGTATGCAAATGAAGATGTATCACTCGGGTCGTGGTTTATTGGTTTAGAGGTTAATCATATAGATGAAAGGAACATGTGCTGTGGAACTCCACCAG ATTGTGAGTGGAAAGGGCAAGCTGGCAATGTTTGTGTCGCGTCCTTTGATTGGAGCTGCAGCGGCATATGCAAGTCTGTCGAGAGGCTCAAGGATGTACATGCCCGATGCGGTGAAGGAGATTCTTCtgtttggagtgctctcatctag